In Tissierellales bacterium, the genomic window AGTTGACCATCCTAGCTTAAATGGCAATTTCGCTCCATTTGGTAGGGTTATAAACGGTATGGACGTTATAGATGAGATATCTCGCACAAAAACTGATGCAAATGCTTCTGCTATAAATCCTGTAGTTATAAAAAATATCACTGTAGACACTTTTAATGTAAATTATAAAGAAGCAAGAAAGATGAAACTTCAAAACAAGGTATTGAATTAATCACACTATTATTGAAAAAACTGGGACTGATCTTTAATGTTAGAATTCTAACACTAAAGATCAGTCCCAGTTTTTTGTTTTCTATATTAATCATTTATTTTTCGACTTCATGATCCTAGCTAATATAAACAATCCTATCGCTACTATAGCGTAAATTCGATAAAATACAATTGTTCCTATAACTGGAATTTCCACCAAAAGAGTTGGATGATTTAGCGCATATCCAACAAATACTACAGCAATCAAAATCATAAGTATTCCAATCCAAAACAATATCCTTGATTTCTTCATAGCTAATTCGCCTCCATTTAATATGTATTAAATGTTTATAATCTTATCAGCTTCA contains:
- a CDS encoding peptidylprolyl isomerase yields the protein VDHPSLNGNFAPFGRVINGMDVIDEISRTKTDANASAINPVVIKNITVDTFNVNYKEARKMKLQNKVLN